Proteins encoded in a region of the Benincasa hispida cultivar B227 chromosome 2, ASM972705v1, whole genome shotgun sequence genome:
- the LOC120071760 gene encoding F-box protein PP2-B10-like, producing the protein MMEEKENGRAMEGEEISDFSSLPEGVVAKILSLTTPPDACRSSAVSRTFHAAAQSDIVWNEFLPTDWELLISRRKPGKIKFDPISSPKKDIFFSLCYNPVLIDDGNKSLSLEKWSGKKRIMLGARDLSVVWGDTSGYWTWEHRLESRFAEVAVLVNVWWLEIRGRISCRMLSPKTTYAVYFVFNMRRCYYYGFDIDPADATVGILGTENHRRSVCLDPYLDNPQGRRRHAPWMMRPQSEGMSGLERPQKRHDGWFEIELGEFESGDGDDEVEMALKELKGSSDKSGLVVEGIEIRPKPSHLLYR; encoded by the exons atgatggaagaaaaagaaaatgggagGGCAATGGAAGGGGAAGAAATTTCAGATTTCTCTTCCCTGCCAGAAGGAGTCGTAGCTAAAATCTTGTCGCTGACCACTCCACCGGATGCCTGCAGATCGTCGGCGGTTTCCAGGACTTTCCATGCGGCGGCGCAGTCAGACATTGTGTGGAACGAATTCCTGCCCACGGATTGGGAACTTTTGATTTCTCGCCGGAAACCTggcaaaatcaaatttgatccAATTTCGAGTCCGAAGAAGGATATCTTTTTCTCCCTTTGCTACAACCCAGTGCTAATTGATGACGGCAACAAG AGCTTGTCATTGGAAAAATGGAGTGGTAAGAAACGCATAATGCTTGGAGCAAGGGACCTCTCGGTTGTTTGGGGTGATACCTCTGGCTATTGGACCTGGGAACACCGTCTTGAGTCGAG GTTTGCAGAGGTAGCTGTGCTCGTCAATGTGTGGTGGCTTGAAATACGTGGAAGAATAAGTTGCAGAATGCTGTCTCCTAAAACAACTTATGCAGTTTACTTTGTGTTCAACATGAGGCGATGTTATTACTATGGTTTCGATATCGATCCTGCTGATGCCACAGTGGGAATTCTTGGCACTGAAAACCATCGGAGAAGTGTATGTTTGGACCCTTATTTGGACAATCCTCAGGGGCGGCGCCGTCATGCACCGTGGATGATGAGGCCTCAGTCCGAAGGCATGTCAGGGTTAGAGCGGCCACAGAAGAGACATGATGGCTGGTTTGAAATTGAATTGGGAGAGTTTGAAAGTGGTGATGGAGATGATGAAGTTGAGATGGCTCTTAAGGAGCTGAAGGGCTCTTCTGATAAGAGTGGCCTTGTTGTTGAGGGGATTGAGATTAGGCCTAAACCTAGTCACTTGTTGTATAGATGA